A stretch of the Pangasianodon hypophthalmus isolate fPanHyp1 chromosome 28, fPanHyp1.pri, whole genome shotgun sequence genome encodes the following:
- the LOC113544376 gene encoding Kv channel-interacting protein 2 isoform X5 — MKTKNRDQSLSDSRELDGSYDQLTGNTPSQSKKSIKQRFLKLLSCCGPSATPSVSQCNIEDDFELSTVCHRPEGLEKLQEQTKFTKKELQVLYRGFKNECPSGVVNEDTFKIIYSQFFPQGDSSMYAHFLFEAFDTNKNGSVSFEDFVIGLSIILRGTIIDRLNWAFNLYDLNKDGCITKEEMLDIMKSIYDMMGKYTHPCMQEDAPREHVESFFQKMDRNNDGVVTIDEFIESCQKDENIMQSMQLFDNVI; from the exons GTAACACTCCCAGCCAAAgcaaaaaaagtattaaacagCGGTTCCTCAAGCTGCTGTCCTGCTGTGGGCCCAGTGCCACTCCCTCAGTCAGTCAATGCAA CATCGAGGATGATTTTGAACTCTCTACTGTGTGCCACCGGCCTGAGGGTCTGGAGAAACTGCAGGAGCAAACCAAGTTCACCAAGAAAGAGCTGCAAGTGCTCTACAGGGGCTTTAAAAAT GAATGTCCCAGTGGCGTTGTGAATGAGGACACCTTTAAGATTATCTACTCCCAGTTCTTCCCACAAGGGG ATTCGAGTATGTATGCACATTTCCTTTTCGAGGCATTTGACACTAACAAGAATGGATCGGTTAGTTTTGAG GACTTTGTCATTGGCCTGTCCATCATCCTCAGGGGGACAATAATTGATCGGCTCAACTGGGCATTCAATCTTTATGATCTCAATAAAGATGGGTGTATCACCAAAGAG GAGATGTTAGACATCATGAAGTCAATCTATGACATGATGGGGAAATATACGCATCCCTGCATGCAAGAGGACGCTCCCAGAGAGCATGTGGAGAGCTTCTTTCAG AAAATGGACCGTAACAATGATGGTGTGGTCACCATTGATGAGTTCATTGAGTCATGCCAAAAG GACGAGAACATCATGCAGTCCATGCAGCTGTTTGACAACGTCATTTAG
- the LOC113544376 gene encoding Kv channel-interacting protein 2 isoform X1: MLVFFREEWEMESLQTVGILLVVCSSLRLLHFLGLIDFAVGDSIEDDFELSTVCHRPEGLEKLQEQTKFTKKELQVLYRGFKNECPSGVVNEDTFKIIYSQFFPQGDSSMYAHFLFEAFDTNKNGSVSFEDFVIGLSIILRGTIIDRLNWAFNLYDLNKDGCITKEEMLDIMKSIYDMMGKYTHPCMQEDAPREHVESFFQKMDRNNDGVVTIDEFIESCQKDENIMQSMQLFDNVI; the protein is encoded by the exons ATGTTGGTGTTCTTCAGAGAGGAGTGGGAGATGGAAAGCTTGCAGACAGTCGGCATTCTGTTGGTGGTCTGCAGCTCCCTCAGGCTCCTGCACTTTCTGGGCTTAATTGATTTTGCTGTTGGAG ACAGCATCGAGGATGATTTTGAACTCTCTACTGTGTGCCACCGGCCTGAGGGTCTGGAGAAACTGCAGGAGCAAACCAAGTTCACCAAGAAAGAGCTGCAAGTGCTCTACAGGGGCTTTAAAAAT GAATGTCCCAGTGGCGTTGTGAATGAGGACACCTTTAAGATTATCTACTCCCAGTTCTTCCCACAAGGGG ATTCGAGTATGTATGCACATTTCCTTTTCGAGGCATTTGACACTAACAAGAATGGATCGGTTAGTTTTGAG GACTTTGTCATTGGCCTGTCCATCATCCTCAGGGGGACAATAATTGATCGGCTCAACTGGGCATTCAATCTTTATGATCTCAATAAAGATGGGTGTATCACCAAAGAG GAGATGTTAGACATCATGAAGTCAATCTATGACATGATGGGGAAATATACGCATCCCTGCATGCAAGAGGACGCTCCCAGAGAGCATGTGGAGAGCTTCTTTCAG AAAATGGACCGTAACAATGATGGTGTGGTCACCATTGATGAGTTCATTGAGTCATGCCAAAAG GACGAGAACATCATGCAGTCCATGCAGCTGTTTGACAACGTCATTTAG